A single genomic interval of Eptesicus fuscus isolate TK198812 chromosome 10, DD_ASM_mEF_20220401, whole genome shotgun sequence harbors:
- the MARCKS gene encoding myristoylated alanine-rich C-kinase substrate isoform X1: MGAQFSKTAAKGEAAAERPGEAAVASSPSKANGQENGHVKVNGDASPAAAEPGAKEELQANGSAPAADKEEPAASGSGAASPAAAEKEEPAAAPEAGASAAEKEAPAEGEAAEPGSPSAAEGEAASAASSTSSPKAEDGATPSPSNETPKKKKKRFSFKKSFKLSGFSFKKNKKEAGEGGEAEGAAGASADGGKDEAAGGAAAAGAEAGAASGEPAGAPGEEAAAGEEGAAAAGGDPQEAKPEEAAAAAPEKPPASEEAKAAEEPVKAEEKAEEAGAGAAACEAPSAAGPGASPEQEAAPAEEAAVSASSACAAPSLEAQPECSPEAPPAEAAE, translated from the exons ATGGGTGCCCAGTTCTCCAAGACCGCTGCGAAGGGAGAAGCCGCCGCGGAGAGGCCCGGGGAGGCGGCTGTGGCCTCGTCGCCTTCCAAAGCCAATGGGCAG GAGAATGGCCACGTGAAGGTGAACGGCGACGCGTCCCCCGCGGCCGCCGAGCCGGGCGCCAAGGAGGAGCTGCAGGCCAACGGCAGCGCCCCGGCCGCCGACAAGGAGGAGCCCGCGGCCTCGGGGAGCGGGGCGGCGTCGCCCGCCGCGGCCGAGAAAGAGGAGCCGGCCGCCGCCCCCGAGGCCGGGGCCAGCGCCGCGGAGAAGGAGGCCCCCGCGGAGGGAGAGGCCGCCGAGCCCGGCTCGCCCTCGGCCGCGGAGGGGGAAGCGGCGTCGGCCGCCTCCTCGACGTCTTCGCCCAAAGCCGAGGACGGGGCCACGCCCTCGCCCAGCAACGAGACcccgaaaaaaaaaaagaagcgcTTTTCCTTCAAGAAGTCTTTCAAGCTGAGCGGCTTCTCCTTcaagaagaacaagaaggaaGCGGGAGAGGGCGGTGAGGCCGAGGGCGCGGCCGGGGCCTCCGCCGACGGCGGCAAGGACGAGGCCGCGGGGGGCGCCGCTGCCGCGGGCGCCGAGGCGGGCGCGGCCTCGGGGGAGCCGGCGGGGGCGCCGGGCGAGGAGGCCGCCGCGGGCGaggagggggcggcggcggcgggcggcgacCCGCAGGAGGCCAAGCCCGAggaggccgccgccgccgcgcccgaGAAGCCGCCCGCCAGCGAGGAGGCCAAGGCCGCGGAGGAGCCCGTCAAGGCCGAGGAGAAGGCGGAGGAGGCCGGGGCCGGCGCCGCTGCCTGCGAGGCGCCCTCCGCCGCGGGCCCCGGCGCGTCCCCGGAGCAGGAGGCGGCCCCCGCGGAGGAGGCGGCCGTCTCAGCCTCGTCAGCCTGCGCAgccccctccctggaggcccAGCCCGAGTGCAGTCCGGAAGCCCCCCCGGCGGAGGCGGCAGAGTAA
- the MARCKS gene encoding myristoylated alanine-rich C-kinase substrate isoform X2: MENGHVKVNGDASPAAAEPGAKEELQANGSAPAADKEEPAASGSGAASPAAAEKEEPAAAPEAGASAAEKEAPAEGEAAEPGSPSAAEGEAASAASSTSSPKAEDGATPSPSNETPKKKKKRFSFKKSFKLSGFSFKKNKKEAGEGGEAEGAAGASADGGKDEAAGGAAAAGAEAGAASGEPAGAPGEEAAAGEEGAAAAGGDPQEAKPEEAAAAAPEKPPASEEAKAAEEPVKAEEKAEEAGAGAAACEAPSAAGPGASPEQEAAPAEEAAVSASSACAAPSLEAQPECSPEAPPAEAAE, from the exons ATG GAGAATGGCCACGTGAAGGTGAACGGCGACGCGTCCCCCGCGGCCGCCGAGCCGGGCGCCAAGGAGGAGCTGCAGGCCAACGGCAGCGCCCCGGCCGCCGACAAGGAGGAGCCCGCGGCCTCGGGGAGCGGGGCGGCGTCGCCCGCCGCGGCCGAGAAAGAGGAGCCGGCCGCCGCCCCCGAGGCCGGGGCCAGCGCCGCGGAGAAGGAGGCCCCCGCGGAGGGAGAGGCCGCCGAGCCCGGCTCGCCCTCGGCCGCGGAGGGGGAAGCGGCGTCGGCCGCCTCCTCGACGTCTTCGCCCAAAGCCGAGGACGGGGCCACGCCCTCGCCCAGCAACGAGACcccgaaaaaaaaaaagaagcgcTTTTCCTTCAAGAAGTCTTTCAAGCTGAGCGGCTTCTCCTTcaagaagaacaagaaggaaGCGGGAGAGGGCGGTGAGGCCGAGGGCGCGGCCGGGGCCTCCGCCGACGGCGGCAAGGACGAGGCCGCGGGGGGCGCCGCTGCCGCGGGCGCCGAGGCGGGCGCGGCCTCGGGGGAGCCGGCGGGGGCGCCGGGCGAGGAGGCCGCCGCGGGCGaggagggggcggcggcggcgggcggcgacCCGCAGGAGGCCAAGCCCGAggaggccgccgccgccgcgcccgaGAAGCCGCCCGCCAGCGAGGAGGCCAAGGCCGCGGAGGAGCCCGTCAAGGCCGAGGAGAAGGCGGAGGAGGCCGGGGCCGGCGCCGCTGCCTGCGAGGCGCCCTCCGCCGCGGGCCCCGGCGCGTCCCCGGAGCAGGAGGCGGCCCCCGCGGAGGAGGCGGCCGTCTCAGCCTCGTCAGCCTGCGCAgccccctccctggaggcccAGCCCGAGTGCAGTCCGGAAGCCCCCCCGGCGGAGGCGGCAGAGTAA